From the Streptomonospora nanhaiensis genome, the window CCACGAGAAGACGATCTGCGGGCGGGACTGGATGCTGACCGGGTCGATGAACTTCACGGTCAACGGGCTCGGTAGCAGTAAAGAGCAGGTGACGTACACAGTCGACAGCCGCGGAGTCTCCCAGACGCACCTGGACTTCGCGCAACAGTGGAGAGTCTGAGTGGTGACCGACAGCAACCCCCCGCAACCAGACAGAGTCGCTGAGGCTCGCCGCCGCCTCAAGACGCTCGCTGATCGGTTCTTCGGCGTTGGCAACGATGCCTACGACTACATTCGCCAGTATCCCGATCTCTATCGCCCCTTCCTGGACCGCCTCGAAGTCGTAAGCGACGCTCCCGTGGTTCTGCCGCGCCTGGTCAGAAGCGATGATCGATTTGGGATCTACGTGATCGCGCTTAAAGACGCCGATGTCCCCTACATCCGTGAACTCCTTCAAGCGTTCGCCGGCCCGAGCTTCGCTACTCAAGGGATCGCCGCTCCAGCCCGTCTGGACCCCAGCGACCCTGTCGATGCAGCCGTCATCGAGTTCGCACAGGAGCGATCCACCTTTGTCGTAGAGACAGGCAAGGCCCCCCACCACCGTGTTGCCCTACGGCAGGCCCTGGGACTGATGCAGCAGGTGACAATGGTCGGCCCGCGGCGGGAATGGCGCATCCCCAAGCCGTTGGGGAGACTGCTCGCCGATTTCCAGGCGGCCCTCACCTCTGGAGGCGCGCCGCTCTCGGAGTCGCTGCTCGAGGAGATCGCGGCGCGCGGGGGAGTCTCTGCGACCAACCTCGCCCACCTCCGCATCAAGCGTTTGGATCGCCTCGGTCTGGCCGCAGAACTTCTCACCATGGAAGGGCTGGGCAGGGTCCTTCGCCAGGACCCGCCCGTGCCAGTGAAAGAGGCAGTGCTCAACGCGGTGTACTCGGTGCACCTACGGAGTCCGCTGGAGCGAGAAGATGTCGAGGCTGCGATCGCAACTCTCCGCGATGCGGGGCCCATCAACCTCCCCCTGCACGAGGATCCCCTGAAGTACGGCGATGAGGCGGTGACCGTGCTCCTGACGGCCGCGCTGGGACGCAGGCACCCCGCCGATGTCGACCGGATATGGGCCGCGCTGGGTCAGGGCGGCCGTGAGGCGGCGGTACCCGTCTGCGTCGCGCGGGAGGCGGCTGCTCTGCTGCTGCGGCATCCCCGCCCCGCGCCCGATGCCCGCACCGTGCCGGAAAAGGCGACCCCTGATACACCGAGCGCCGACGAAGACGCGGCGAGGGCGAAGCCGCAGTCCTGGCTGGAGTTGATCGACCTGGCAGCCGCCGGTGCCATCGACAGCAAGAGTGCCAGCACCGACGAAATCTGGCGGGAATGGCCCTCGCCGGCGGAGTACGACACGCAACTCAGTCAGCGTCTCGGGGAGTTGGACGATGCACAGTGGGAGAGGGTCTGGCAATCGCTGGTCAGTCCCTTCATCGAGGCCGTCGGCT encodes:
- the dpdD gene encoding protein DpdD; translated protein: MTDSNPPQPDRVAEARRRLKTLADRFFGVGNDAYDYIRQYPDLYRPFLDRLEVVSDAPVVLPRLVRSDDRFGIYVIALKDADVPYIRELLQAFAGPSFATQGIAAPARLDPSDPVDAAVIEFAQERSTFVVETGKAPHHRVALRQALGLMQQVTMVGPRREWRIPKPLGRLLADFQAALTSGGAPLSESLLEEIAARGGVSATNLAHLRIKRLDRLGLAAELLTMEGLGRVLRQDPPVPVKEAVLNAVYSVHLRSPLEREDVEAAIATLRDAGPINLPLHEDPLKYGDEAVTVLLTAALGRRHPADVDRIWAALGQGGREAAVPVCVAREAAALLLRHPRPAPDARTVPEKATPDTPSADEDAARAKPQSWLELIDLAAAGAIDSKSASTDEIWREWPSPAEYDTQLSQRLGELDDAQWERVWQSLVSPFIEAVGYDRSAPATAMELITYAVSFDKFAPVDLLVLHSLTEIALRSSPPAVAYTELLETLRGTCPQWVSPDKAIEALDFADRLVLAACPEPDARTNLAVALLNPLHQHQRRLDPSMRDFARKLSSELGIAYEWEEAAEPEEKDPLTAIPPVSLLLYSLDERVLSRTKEELERVAPAVKVSVAHEKVGSPSLREKARNAHVVVLATRCATHAATGFIQSYADKDAIRYARGSGSASLVQEAVAGLKTYAQAL